ATTGGTTTTCCGTTAGTATCATAAGTAGTATATGAACCTTCTTCACCAGCAAAAATTTCGAATTTCTCCACTCTGAATTCTGTTCCAAAAGCGATATTGAAACCTTTTAAAACGTCAGGATAGTTTTTAGAAATATCAAAATTAGTTGTGTTTTGAAGCAAACTATGTCCGCCGGCATCAAATTCGTGAGGAGATTTGTCTAAAAGAGAAGCATTTATTGTTCCTTTTATATCATAATGAAATTTATTTTTCCCGAAAGTATTACTTAAATCCATTTTCCATCCGCCAGAAGTTTCTGTTCTAATTCCTGCAGCGATAGAATTGTCATTAATTTTTGAAGTAATTCTTGGAGTATATCCGCCAGGATAAACAGATTCTACAACTCTTTCACCATCATTTCTGGTAAAAGCATATGCATCAGTATTTCTAACGCCACTTCCTCCAAAAGCATAAAGTTCTGTTTTTTCGCCAATCGGAACGGCAAGATTTCCAAAGAAATTCAATCCATTTATTTGTGCATCACCAAAACCTTTTCTGAAATCGTAGGCAGGTCTTAATGTTTTTTCCTTATTGATAAATTCCCCAGTAAAATTAGCGTAACCGCCTTTTGTTCCAAGTGCAACTCCATAATTGGCAGCCACTTTTACAGATTGTCCATCAAGAGATTTGTCTTTTCCGTAAGAGTTTCCATTTCCTTTTGTATCTAATCTATAGCCTTTAGTATTTGGAGTTCCCGGTAAAAAATCTCCTTTTGCATCTGTGTTAAAAGCTCCATAAGTAACAGATCCTGTTAATTCGTTAACATTATCTGCAGTTACAATATTAATAACACCTGCGATAGCATCAGAGCCGTATTGTGCAGCTGCTCCATCTCTTAGAATTTCAATTCTTTTGATAGAAGCAACCGGAATAGCATTCAAATCAGTTCCAGTATTTCCACGTCCGCGAGTACCAAATAAGTTGATAAGAGACGATTGATGTCTTCTTTTTCCGTTAATTAAAACCAAAGTCTGGTCAGGTCCCATTCCTCTTAAAGAAGCAGGATCAACGTGGTCAGCACCATCAGATCCGGACTGTTTGTTGGCATTGAACGATGGAGCAACATATTGCAGTAACTGATTGATTTCTATTTTTCCGCTTTGTGTCGTTACATCTTTTACATTAATTACATCAATAGGAACTGCTGAATTTACAACTGTCCTTTTGGTATTTCTCGATCCAACGACAACTACGTCACTTAAAATTTGACCGCCGTTTTGATCTAATACAATGCTAACATCGCCACTTGTAGCTTGTTTTTCAACAGTAGTGTAACCAATATAACTAAAAATTAAAGTAGCGCCATCTTTAACTTTTATTCTGTAACTACCTTCAAAATCAGTCGATACGCCGTTTGTAGTTCCTTTTTCAAGAATGTTAACGCCGGGTAAAGGCGCGCCTGCTTTGTCTTTTACAACTCCCGAAATTTCTTTTTGTGCAAAAAGAAACGCTGTGTTTAGTAGAAATAATAATAATGCAATCTTTCTCATGGTTGTGTGAGTTTGGTTTATTTTTTTGTTTTGATCGTTGTTAAATGTAGTATTTTTTAACAAAATATTAGCAAAAAGTTTAATTATTTTATTAGTCGTGCTTTAAAATATATTAATCGTCATTTTTACTTCACTTACGAGCTATTAAATCTTATATTTGCAAAATTTTAAAGCCAAAAAATATCATTTCGGCAGAAACAAAAAATTAAAACATAAATTATAGATCATTAAAGTAAGCACCTATATATTAAGGTAGAAGCATTACTGATAAGACCTGAGAAACTCAGGATCAAATAAAAAATAAATAGAAACAACAGATGAAAGCAGGAATTGTAGGATTACCAAATGTTGGAAAATCAACATTATTTAATTGTTTATCTAATGCAAAAGCGCAAAGTGCGAACTTTCCGTTTTGTACAATCGAACCTAATATTGGTGTTGTAAACGTTCCGGATCCAAGAATCAACAAATTAGAAGAATTGGTAAAACCAGAGCGCGTACAAATGGCAACAGTTGATATTGTTGATATCGCAGGTTTGGTAAAAGGTGCAAGTAAAGGTGAAGGTCTTGGAAACCAATTTTTAGGAAACATTAGAGAGTGTAATGCTATTATTCACGTTTTACGTTGTTTTGATAACGATAATATCGTTCACGTTGACGGAAATGTAAATCCAATTCGTGATAAAGAAACTATCGATATCGAGTTACAGTTGAAGGATTTAGAAACTGTTGAAAAACGTTTAGAGAAAGTAAATCGTGCTGCTAAAACAGGAAATAAAGAAGCGCAAACTGAAAAAGCACTTTTAGACAGAATCAGAGAAGCATTATTACAAGCTAAATCTGCTCGTACAATTACTCCTCAAGGTAATGACGAAGAAGTTTTAATGGAATCTTTTCAATTAATTACTGCAAAACCAGTATTATACGTTTGTAATGTTGATGAAAATTCAGCAGTAAACGGAAACAAATATGTAGATCAGGTTCGTGAATTAGTAAAAGACGAAGATGCTGAAGTTATTATCCTTTCAGTAGGAGCAGAAGCTGATATTACAGAATTAGAGAGCTACGAAGAGCGTCAGGTTTTCCTTGAAGATATGGGATTAACAGAGCCGGGAGCATCAGTTTTAATTCGTGCAGCTTACAAATTATTAAAACAACAAACTTACTTTACCGCTGGTGTAAAAGAAGTTCGTGCCTGGACAATCAACATTGGAGCAACTGCACCGCAAGCAGCAGGAGTTATCCATACTGATTTTGAAAAAGGATTCATTCGTGCTGAGGTAATTTCATACGAAGATTACGTTCAATACGGTTCAGAAGCAAAAGCAAAAGAAGCTGGAAAATTCAAAGTTGAAGGAAAAGAATACGTAGTGAAAGATGGTGATGTAATGCATTTCCGTTTTAACGTTTAAATTCTAGAAAATAGATTAAAGAATAAAGAGAATAGACTAAAACTGCTGGAGAGATTCAGCAGTTTTTTTATGTTTAAAAGGTACGTATGTCAGGCTGAGCGAAGTCGAAGCCCTATAAAGATTGGTTTTGCATTTTGTAGAGTTTCTTGCGTGTCCTTCGACTTCGCTCAGGATGACACAAAAAAGAAAATAAGCATCCACACAAAAAATAAATAATAAAAAAGATCCGTTTAAATCCGCGCTTTCGCGTTAGCGAATCCGTATAATCCGCGTACCATATTTTTTTTGGCTCAAAAATTGGTTACAACAAAAAAGACCATTTTATTCACCTAAAACCAACAAACCAAAATGCTAAAAAAAACTTTCAAATTTCTAGGCTGGACAATCCTCGGAATCATTACTTTTCTTGTTCTTTATGTAATCTCAGTTTATCTGATTTCTAAAATTACCGTTAATTCTGATATTGCAAAAGTTGACGAAAAAGACGCAATTCCTATTTACATACTTTCCAATGGAGTTCATACCGATATTGTAGTTCCAATTACGACTGAAATTAAAGATTGGCGAAATGAAATCCAATTCAGTCAAACACAATCAAAAGATAGTTTAATGCAATTTGTAGCTTTTGGCTGGGGCGATAAAGGATTTTATTTGCATACGCCAGAATGGTCAGATTTGAAAGCAAGTACAGCTTTAAAAGCTATTTTCGGAGTTAGTTCATCGGCAATGCATACTACGTTTTTTAAACAATTAAAAGAAGGCGAAAATTGTAAACGTATCCTGATTTCAAAAGACAACTATCAAAAGTTAGTCTCCTATATTTCAGAAAGTTTCAATAATCCCACAAATCCGGAATGGATTCAAGGTTACAGCTACGGAAAGAAAGATGCTTTTTATGAAGCCAAAGGAAGTTACAGTTTGTTTTATACTTGTAATACTTGGGCAAATTGCGCACTAAAAGCTGCTAACCAAAAAGCAAGTTTATGGACGATTTATGATAAAGGGATTTTTTGTCATTATCAATAAAAGTAGCCATGAAAAAGATAATTTTAATTCTGGTTTTGCTTGTTGTTTTAACTTCATGTAAAAGAGTTGATGCAGCAGCAACAGAAGCATGTGACGGTTGTTTAGCTTTCTATTTTGAAAACCCACAACCAGATAATGATTCAGAACTAAATGGATTTCCTTCTAAATTTAAGGGATTGTATAAAAATAGCGATTCAAGTTTTATAAGAATTGAAGAAGACAGAATTTTAAAAGAGTATTTTTTTAAATTTAAAGTTCACAGACAAAAAATGGACTCTTTAAAGTCTGAATATGATCTTGTTGATGGAAAATTAATCACTAAAGACACAAAAGATAAATTTGATATAAAAATAGTAGGTGATTCTATAGAATTGTCTAAAAAAAGGATCGATACTATTTTTAGGTTTTCACTTAATCAAAAAGCGAAACGTGTTGAAGGTCAATTGGTATTAAGTAGAAGAGATTCTATATTTTGGACTATTCAAACCATAGCATTAGAAAAAAATATTCTGAAAATTAAAGATATTTATTTACAAGAAGATTTAAAGAAATTAGATTCGGTTACCCAAATTAAAGGTAAAATGTTAGATTCAACTTCATGTTTAATAAAACCAACGCGACGTGAGTTTAAAAATATCCTAAAAATTAAACATTTAGGCACCCAACAACAATTTGATAAGGTTTTAAAGTAATGCGATTTTAAAAGATAACATGGTTAAAATGTAATATTTACTAAAAAATCGACAAGTAGAGATTCTTGATTATTCCTTAAATTTGAGAGAATCTCAAAAATCTAAACTTGTGGAAAAGCAAAATATTTTATCAAAAAGCTGGTATTTACTAAAAACGACTTTTTTAGAATTCAATGATGACAACGCGATTAAACTAAGTGCGGCATTATCTTATTATACCATATTTGCATTGCCGCCATTATTGATTATTATAATCACGATTTGCGGTTTCTTTTTTGGCGAAGAAGCAGTAACAGGAGAACTTTATGGACAAATAAACCGTTTGGTTGGTAATGATGCAGCAATCCAGATTCAGGATGCAATCAAAAATGTGCAATTGTCTGATAGTAATGTTTTTGTAACAGTTTTTGGAGTTATTATGTTGTTAATTGGTGCTTCGGGAGTTTTTGCCGAGATTCAGAGTTCTATTAATTTTATTTGGGGATTACGAGCAAAACCAAATAAAGGACTGAAAAAGTTCATTCAAAACCGAATCATGTCTTTTTCGATGATCGTTTCTGTTGGTTTTTTAATGTTAGTCAGTTTAATGTTAAACGCAACTTTAGACATCTTAAATTCAAGACTGAAAATATATTTGGCAGACAGTACCGTGTATTTATTTTATGTTATAAATTTAGTGATAGTTTTAGGAAGTATCACATTGCTTTTTGCGATTATATTCCGAACTTTACCAGACGGAATCATAAAATGGAAAGATGCTTTTATTGGCGCTGGATGCACAGCGGTTCTTTTTATGATTGGTAAATTTGCAATTGGATTTTATTTAGGAAATTCAACTATTGCAAGTGTTTATGGTGCGGCAGGATCGGTGATTATTATCTTGGTTTGGGTATATTATTCGGCAATCATTTTGTATTTTGGTGCAGAATTTACCAAAGTTTACGCCAAATCATTCGGAGGGCAAATTGCTCCAAATGAATATTCTGTTGAAATAAAAAAGGAGATTTTCGAAATCCCAAAGTAATAATGTTGTAGGTTTGAAATCTGCAGAAAAATGCAATCAATACAAAATAAAATAAATATGAAAATTGTAGCCTTTGGAGGAAGTAATAGTCAGCATTCTATCAACAAACATTTTGCGACTTATGCAGCAAGCTTATTTGAAAATGCAGAAGTCGAAGTTTTGGATTTGAATGATTTTGCAATGCCATTATTTAGTGTTGATTTAGAAAAAGAAATCGGTCAGCATGAACTTGCAAAAGCTTTTCTGAAAAAAATAGAAAGTGCTGATGTTTTAGTTGTTTCCTTAGCAGAAAATAACGGAAATTATTCTGCGGCTTTCAAAAATTTGTTTGATTGGAGTTCCAGAATAACGAAAGAGGTTTTTCAGCAAAAGCCTACTTTATTATTAGCAACTTCTCCGGGACCTAGAGGAGGAGCTTCGGTTTTAGAAATCGCCAATAATGCTTTGCCAAGATATGGCGCACAAATCAAAGCTACTTATTCATTACCAACTTTCAATGCTAATTTTAATCTCGAGGAAAATAAAATCTCAAATACAGAGTTAGATAAAGAATTAAAAGACATTATTAAGTCTAGTTTTTAATCTATGATCCTAAAAAAGATTGCCTTCATATTCCTTTTTCTGAATTTTATTTTTCCGCATTTGTCGTATTCTCAAAAATACGATGCGATTGATAATATTATACTGAAATATCCCAAACATTTTAGTTCTACAGAAAGTCTTGCCGAAAGAATTCAAAAAGATTTTACAACAGAACATGATAAAGCAAGAGCGATTTACAGCTGGATTGCTTTGAATATAAAATACGACTACAAAGCTTATTTAAATCCGCCGAAATCAATACGATTTAGCTACAGAAATGAAGCCGAAAAACAGAGACAAATAGAAGCATTAAAAGATAAAACCTGGCAAAAAGCATTTGATTCTCAAAAAGCGGTTTGCGAAGGTTTTACGCTTTTATATCAGCGTTTAGCAACTTTAGTTGGTTTGAAAGCTGAGGTTATTCGTGGCGATTCAAAAAGATTATTAAGTGATATTGGCCGCGAAAATTTACAGTCAAATCACGCCTGGAATATGGTTCAGATTGATAGAAAATGGATTTTGGTCGATGCAACCTGGGGACAAGGATATTATGACAGTAACAAAAAAGCAATGGTGAATTATTTTAATTCTGTTTATTTTGATACTGATCCCAAGTACTTTTTTGCAAAACATTTTCCTGATTCCGGAGTTTATCTGAATGAAAAATTAAACAAAGACGATTTCTTAAATGGACCTCTTATTTTTGATGCAACAATCGAAGGGAATTATGAAATTTTATCGCCTGATTCCGGAATAATAGAAGCAAATGATGGAGATAAAATTACTTTCAGGATTAAAAATATTTCAAAAGCAGATACACTTTTTTATGTAAAAAAAGGAAAAGCTACTAAAATCGAAAATCCAAGAGAAGTAAAAGGATCACTAGAATTTCAGGTTACTTATGATAAAAGAATGGGTTCTTATATTACTTTCTTTCTATATCAAAATAGTATCGCTTCTTTCAAAATAGTTTCGAAATAACTAAAAATAAATTTACTAAATTTTAACCTACCTAAACCTAATTCCTTGTTATGGCAATAAGAAAAATCGCCTTTGTATTTCTTTTTTTGAATATTGTTTTTTTAAATTCGTCTTATTCGCAAAAATATAGTGCCATAGATAGTATTGTTTTAAAGTATCCAAGTTTTGGCAGTACAGAAAAATTAGCAGAAAGAATTCAAAAAGACTTCACATCAGAACATGATAAAGCAAGAGCAATTTATAGTTGGATTGCATTGAATTTGGATTATGACTTAAAAACTTATTTAAATCCGCCAGAACCAAAAACTTATAATTCTAAGAATGAGGCAGATAATGCTAAACAAATTCAATTAGCGCGTACAAGTACAACTCAGAAAACATTTAGATCTAAAAAAGGAGTAAGCGAAGGTTTTTCTTTATTGTACCAGCATCTGGCGATATTATCGGGATTAAAATGTCAGTCCGTAACTGGAGATTCTAAAAGATTATTGAATGATATTGGAAGAAAAAGATTAGGATCAAATCATGCTTGGAATATGGTTCAAATCGACGGAAAATGGATCTTAATTGATGCTACATGGGGAAATGGATATTTTGATGAAAAACGTCAAGTTGTTGTAAAGAAATTTACACCCACTTATTTTGATATGGCTCCCGATTATTTCTACATGACACATTTTCCGGAGTCGTCAATGTATGCAAGTAACACCGGAAATAAAGAAGCATTTTTAAACGGACCACTTATTTATGATGAATATGTAGATAATTCCTGCGAAATTTCAGCTCCATTTTCAGGAATTGTTCATGCAAATGATGGTGATAAAATAACCTTTCAAATTAAAAATATTTCAAAAATTGAGAATCTTTATTATTTGAATAAGAAAGATGAACATGTCAACATTGAAAATGCAAAAGAAAAAGACGGAGCATTAGAATTTCAGGTTACTTATAATAGAAAATATGGCCGATTTATAACTTTTTTTCTCTCTAATCGAGCTCTTGCAGCTTTCAAAATCGTTCCGAAACAAATCTAACCATAGTGTTTGTCTAAAGGATTTTCTTCTTTTATCGAATTGGCGTATCTTAGCGATTACGGTTTTTGATAATTAACATAGTTCAGATTATGGAAACAACTTTCCTGAAATCAATTTTAGATAATGATTTCTATAAATTTACGATGCAGCATACTGTAATAAAACTTTTCCCAAAGGCAAGAGTTCGTTATGGTTTTATAAATAGGGGAAAACATGTTTTTCCGCCAGGATTTGCAGATTTACTTCGAAAAGCAGTTGATGCAATGGCAGATTTGCGATTGACAAAAGAAGAAAAACTATATTTATCTCATCATTGTCCTTATTTAGATCCAACGTATTTCGACTTTTTGCACGGATATATTTATGATCCGTCAGAAGTTCAAATCAGTCAGGAAGGATCAGAAATAAAAGTTACTGTCGAAGGATAT
This genomic window from Flavobacterium sp. 9 contains:
- a CDS encoding TonB-dependent receptor; this translates as MRKIALLLFLLNTAFLFAQKEISGVVKDKAGAPLPGVNILEKGTTNGVSTDFEGSYRIKVKDGATLIFSYIGYTTVEKQATSGDVSIVLDQNGGQILSDVVVVGSRNTKRTVVNSAVPIDVINVKDVTTQSGKIEINQLLQYVAPSFNANKQSGSDGADHVDPASLRGMGPDQTLVLINGKRRHQSSLINLFGTRGRGNTGTDLNAIPVASIKRIEILRDGAAAQYGSDAIAGVINIVTADNVNELTGSVTYGAFNTDAKGDFLPGTPNTKGYRLDTKGNGNSYGKDKSLDGQSVKVAANYGVALGTKGGYANFTGEFINKEKTLRPAYDFRKGFGDAQINGLNFFGNLAVPIGEKTELYAFGGSGVRNTDAYAFTRNDGERVVESVYPGGYTPRITSKINDNSIAAGIRTETSGGWKMDLSNTFGKNKFHYDIKGTINASLLDKSPHEFDAGGHSLLQNTTNFDISKNYPDVLKGFNIAFGTEFRVEKFEIFAGEEGSYTTYDTNGKPITDPTTQSPPTIPNPDYDPTDPTSSPTIPRPGSSQGFPGYSPANEVNESRTNFSLYTDAELDLTEALMVSGAVRFENYSDFGSTINGKLASRLKITDHINARGSISTGFRAPSLAQVYYNLRFTNFNASGATEVLLAPNDSPVTRAFGIQKLNEEKAVNASLGFTATFGDFTATVDGYYIKVKDRIVLTGYFDASALNLGVSEAQFFANGVDTSTHGLDLVFSWKKSFDFGQFGATLVGNINDMKIDNVKNGSLDADTFFGKREKAFLLASAPDSKFGLNLNYSLHKFDAGLAFTRFSKVVLVDYNDEDDVYNPRLVTDITLGYKLSKSLKVSIGSNNLFNVYPTKQDEQGNTEAGGYWDAVQMGFSGAYYYARLGFNF
- the ychF gene encoding redox-regulated ATPase YchF, which produces MKAGIVGLPNVGKSTLFNCLSNAKAQSANFPFCTIEPNIGVVNVPDPRINKLEELVKPERVQMATVDIVDIAGLVKGASKGEGLGNQFLGNIRECNAIIHVLRCFDNDNIVHVDGNVNPIRDKETIDIELQLKDLETVEKRLEKVNRAAKTGNKEAQTEKALLDRIREALLQAKSARTITPQGNDEEVLMESFQLITAKPVLYVCNVDENSAVNGNKYVDQVRELVKDEDAEVIILSVGAEADITELESYEERQVFLEDMGLTEPGASVLIRAAYKLLKQQTYFTAGVKEVRAWTINIGATAPQAAGVIHTDFEKGFIRAEVISYEDYVQYGSEAKAKEAGKFKVEGKEYVVKDGDVMHFRFNV
- a CDS encoding TIGR02117 family protein encodes the protein MLKKTFKFLGWTILGIITFLVLYVISVYLISKITVNSDIAKVDEKDAIPIYILSNGVHTDIVVPITTEIKDWRNEIQFSQTQSKDSLMQFVAFGWGDKGFYLHTPEWSDLKASTALKAIFGVSSSAMHTTFFKQLKEGENCKRILISKDNYQKLVSYISESFNNPTNPEWIQGYSYGKKDAFYEAKGSYSLFYTCNTWANCALKAANQKASLWTIYDKGIFCHYQ
- a CDS encoding lipoprotein, which codes for MKKIILILVLLVVLTSCKRVDAAATEACDGCLAFYFENPQPDNDSELNGFPSKFKGLYKNSDSSFIRIEEDRILKEYFFKFKVHRQKMDSLKSEYDLVDGKLITKDTKDKFDIKIVGDSIELSKKRIDTIFRFSLNQKAKRVEGQLVLSRRDSIFWTIQTIALEKNILKIKDIYLQEDLKKLDSVTQIKGKMLDSTSCLIKPTRREFKNILKIKHLGTQQQFDKVLK
- a CDS encoding YihY/virulence factor BrkB family protein, with translation MEKQNILSKSWYLLKTTFLEFNDDNAIKLSAALSYYTIFALPPLLIIIITICGFFFGEEAVTGELYGQINRLVGNDAAIQIQDAIKNVQLSDSNVFVTVFGVIMLLIGASGVFAEIQSSINFIWGLRAKPNKGLKKFIQNRIMSFSMIVSVGFLMLVSLMLNATLDILNSRLKIYLADSTVYLFYVINLVIVLGSITLLFAIIFRTLPDGIIKWKDAFIGAGCTAVLFMIGKFAIGFYLGNSTIASVYGAAGSVIIILVWVYYSAIILYFGAEFTKVYAKSFGGQIAPNEYSVEIKKEIFEIPK
- a CDS encoding NADPH-dependent FMN reductase, encoding MKIVAFGGSNSQHSINKHFATYAASLFENAEVEVLDLNDFAMPLFSVDLEKEIGQHELAKAFLKKIESADVLVVSLAENNGNYSAAFKNLFDWSSRITKEVFQQKPTLLLATSPGPRGGASVLEIANNALPRYGAQIKATYSLPTFNANFNLEENKISNTELDKELKDIIKSSF
- a CDS encoding transglutaminase domain-containing protein yields the protein MILKKIAFIFLFLNFIFPHLSYSQKYDAIDNIILKYPKHFSSTESLAERIQKDFTTEHDKARAIYSWIALNIKYDYKAYLNPPKSIRFSYRNEAEKQRQIEALKDKTWQKAFDSQKAVCEGFTLLYQRLATLVGLKAEVIRGDSKRLLSDIGRENLQSNHAWNMVQIDRKWILVDATWGQGYYDSNKKAMVNYFNSVYFDTDPKYFFAKHFPDSGVYLNEKLNKDDFLNGPLIFDATIEGNYEILSPDSGIIEANDGDKITFRIKNISKADTLFYVKKGKATKIENPREVKGSLEFQVTYDKRMGSYITFFLYQNSIASFKIVSK
- a CDS encoding transglutaminase domain-containing protein; its protein translation is MAIRKIAFVFLFLNIVFLNSSYSQKYSAIDSIVLKYPSFGSTEKLAERIQKDFTSEHDKARAIYSWIALNLDYDLKTYLNPPEPKTYNSKNEADNAKQIQLARTSTTQKTFRSKKGVSEGFSLLYQHLAILSGLKCQSVTGDSKRLLNDIGRKRLGSNHAWNMVQIDGKWILIDATWGNGYFDEKRQVVVKKFTPTYFDMAPDYFYMTHFPESSMYASNTGNKEAFLNGPLIYDEYVDNSCEISAPFSGIVHANDGDKITFQIKNISKIENLYYLNKKDEHVNIENAKEKDGALEFQVTYNRKYGRFITFFLSNRALAAFKIVPKQI